AGTCCAAAATTATTCCATCCTTGCGGGTCGCTCCGTCGCCAATATCTTTCGACATCCCCGGTATGTTGCGGACACGGTTCAGCAGATGGACCTGGTGGGTGTGGGGTCGCTACCTATTGTGATTCTGACCGGTCTTTTTACCGGCGCGGTATTGGCGGTGAATGCGTCGCGGACGTTGCAGCAGTTTGGATCGCTGGCACTAACGGGAGAGCTGGTATCTATCTCCATGGTGCGGGAGTTGGGTCCGGTGCTGACCGGGCTCATGGTTGCCGGACGAAACGCCACCGGGATGGCCAGCGAATTGGGCTCGATGCAGGTAAGCGAGCAGATCGACGCCATGCGCGCCCTGGGCACGGATCCGACCAAGAAGTTGGTCACGCCGCGGGTCTTTGCCACGGTGGTGATGTCATTCTTTCTGACGGTTATTTCTGACCTGGTAGGGCTGTGCGGCGGGTGGGCGGTGGCTTACGGTTTTTTGCATCTCGACTCCCGGCAGTATTGGAACAATGCGTACCAGTCACTGGTTTTCGGGGACGTGTTTCTCGGCTTAGTCAAACCGGTTCTGTTCGGGTTCATAATCGCGACGATTGGGTGTTATTACGGCCTTTCCTCTCGAGGAGGCACCCAGGGAGTAGGCCGGGCCACTACCCAGGCGATGGTCGCGGCCTCAGTGCTCATTTTGGTGGTGAATTACTTCGTAGCGCAGTTGTTATTCCCCTTGCTCTACTAGACGATGCCGACGCTTGCCCCAACCGAAGTGTTGTCAAAGGTCAGGCAGGTTTCCCAGGAGCCTGCGATTGTGTTTGAAAGTGTCAGCATCAGCTTTGAAGGCAAGCAGGTCCTGGATGGAATTTCGTTTTTGCTGGAACGCGGCGAGACGAAAGGAATTTTGGGAGTCGCCGGCTCCGGCAAGAGCACAATTCTGAAGCTCGCGTTAGGGCTGATAAGGCCGGACAGCGGGCGCATCCGGGTGCT
The DNA window shown above is from Terriglobales bacterium and carries:
- a CDS encoding ABC transporter permease; this encodes MELISPSDYAKQAVLAVQNYSILAGRSVANIFRHPRYVADTVQQMDLVGVGSLPIVILTGLFTGAVLAVNASRTLQQFGSLALTGELVSISMVRELGPVLTGLMVAGRNATGMASELGSMQVSEQIDAMRALGTDPTKKLVTPRVFATVVMSFFLTVISDLVGLCGGWAVAYGFLHLDSRQYWNNAYQSLVFGDVFLGLVKPVLFGFIIATIGCYYGLSSRGGTQGVGRATTQAMVAASVLILVVNYFVAQLLFPLLY